GAGGCAAAGTTCTACCGCGAAGGCAGCGATCTCACAATCGTTGCCATCTCCAACCCGATGCACAAAGTCCTTGCAGTCGTGGATCGGCTTGCCAGCGAGGGTATCAGCTGCGACGTGATCGACCCGCGCACCACATCCCCGCTCGACGAGGAGGCAATCCTCGAAAGCGTGGAAACGACCGGGCGCCTGATTGTGGTGGACGAGATGACACCGCGTTGCGGCCTGGCTGCGGATATCTCCAGCATCGTCGCGGAAAAGGCTTTCGATTCACTGCGCGCGCCAATCAGGAAAGTGACGGCTGCGCACTCTCCGGTTCCGTTTGCCCCGAATCTGGAGGACACCTGGATGCCGCAGGAGTCCGATATTGAAAGCGCGATCCGCGACGTACTGGAGTATGCCTGATGAGCACATTGCACGCGATAACCGTACCCAAGTGGGGCATGTCGATGGAGGAGGGCGAGATCACCGAGTGGCGTGTCGACGTCGGTGACGAAGTTTCTGTCGGTGATGAAATTGTCGATATAGAGACCTCGAAAATCGTCAATACCGCGGAGAGTACCTGTAGCGGCACGCTGGTCAGGATTGTCGCCCAGCCGGGTGAAATCCATAAGGTCGCGATGCTGCTCGGTGTGGTTGCCGAGGGCGAGGTCAGCGAGGCGGAGGTCGATGCGTTTATATCCAGCTATACCCCGGATGCCGCCGCCCTGAACAAACCGCTGGTCGGACGTGAAGAACCCCATTCCACAGCGCAGCCGGCCGTCGCGACGGCGCAAGCCGAAGCGCAGCCAGCGCCCGCTGCGGACACGACCCGCGCGCTCGAGGACGATCCCGACGATTCGGCGGTAAAGGCGTCGACGGTCGCGCGCCGCATTGCCAGGGCGCATGGGATCAACCTGCATAACGTTGCCGCCACCGGTCGCCACGGTCGGGTCTCTAAGTGGGATGTAGAGAAAGCGGCAGGTATCCGTATCCGGGCCAAGGCCGCCCGTGTTGCCGCAGCGGAGCAAGAGCGCTCCACCGCCGACGATTCGCGTACCTCGGCCACCCCGGTGGCGCGACGCCTGGCGAAAAAGCTCAATATCAACCTGAACGACGTGACGCCCAGCGGCCGTCACCAGCGGGTCACCAAGCGCGATATCGAACAGGCGGCGCGCGCGACCAGCGGAGTAGAGCACTACAGCGAAGAACCGCTCAGCGGCATGCGCAAGGCCATCGCCAGACACCTGAGTGAGGCCAAGCAGAGCATCCCGCACTACCGCGTCAGCGTTGACATCGAGCTCGACAGCCTGCTCTCGCAGAGGAGCTACATGAATGGCGAGCTCGGCCAGCGTATTTCTGTCAACGATTTTATTGTCAAGGCGTGTGCCAGCGCGCTGCGCCAGGTACCTGCGGTCAACGTGCAGTTTGCCGGAGACCGCATTCGTCACTTCGAGCAGGCAGATATCTCGGTGGCGGTGGCACTGGAAAGTGGCCTGGTGACACCAGTGATCCGTAAAGCCGATTGCAAAAGCCTGCCGCAGATTGCGGCGGAAACGCAGCGGCTCGTCCAGCGGGCACAGTCCGGCCAACTATCACTCGATGAAATCCGCGGCGGCTCGTTCACCGTTTCCAACCTGGGAATGTATGGCGTCGATCAGTTCGACGCCATCATCAATATGCCGCAGGCCGCAATCCTGGCTGTCGGCACAGCGCGGGAGCAGCCGGTGGTCCGCGATGGCAGGATCCTCGCCGCCACCGTCATGCGAATTTCCCTGTCCAGCGATCACCGCGCGATTGATGGCGCCACCGCGGCGAAATTCCTCCGCGCCCTGAAAGGGTTGCTCGAGAACCCTGCCTCAATGCTGCTGTAAGGAAAATGGCCGTGGAAGCTAAAGAAGCGGAGTATCAGGCGTTTGATATCGCCGTTGTCGGCGCCGGCCCGGGCGGTTATGTGGCGGCGATCAGGGCGGCACAACTGGGTATGCGAGCCGCCATTATCGAGAAGCAGCATATGGGCGGGATATGCCTGAACTGGGGCTGTATCCCTACCAAGAGCTTGCTGAAGAGCGCCGAGGTTTACCAGTCGATTCTCAAGGCCGGTGAGTATGGCCTGGATGTCAGCGCCGGCGATGTGGATATCAGTAGGGTGGTGCAGCGCAGCCGCGATATTGCCAGCCGCCTGAGTGGCGGAATCGATTACCTGATGGATAAGAACCGCATCAGAGTCATCCGCGGTGCGGCCCGTCTGTCCGGCCCGGGTGAACTCGAAGTCTGTGAAGCGGGTGTCGTTACCCACCGTGTCACGGCGCCTCATATCATTCTGGCAACCGGCGCCAGCCCCCGGGTAATCCCGGGTATGGAGCCGGATGGCGAAGTAATCTGGACCGCCAGGGATGCGATGACACCAGCGCGTTTGCCAGAGTCACTGCTGGTGATTGGCTCCGGTGCGATCGGCATCGAATTTGCGAGCTTCTACCGCAGTTTCGGTACCAAGGTGACGGTGATCGAACAGCTCGACCGTATCCTGCCCCAGGAAGATCGCGATATTTCCCGAGCGGCCTTGGGCTATTTCAGCAAGCGCGGAATCGACTTCTTTACCGGCGGTACGGTCGAGAGCCTGAAAGTGGAAAATTCAGCGGCCAGCGTGACCTGGAAGACGGCATCCGGAGAGTACCGCGGTACTTTTGAGCGCGTGATCCTCGCGGTAGGCGTTACCGCCAATACCGCGGGCCTTGGCCTGGAGGAGCAGGGGGTACGTCTGGAGCGCGGCCAGGTTGTGGTCAATGAATGGTGCGAGACTTCCGTCAGCGGGCTCTATGCCATCGGTGATATGACCGCGCCACCCTGGCTGGCACACAAAGCCAGCCACGAAGCGGTTCTCTGCGTGGAAAAAATTGCCGGGCAACCGGATCTTGAACCCCTGGATCCCCTGGGTATCCCCGCCTGTACCTACAGCGCTCCACAAATCGCCAGCGTGGGTATGACCGAGCAGCAGGCACAGGCAGAGAGCATTAAGTACCGGGTCGGCCGCTTTGACCTACAGGCATCGGGTAAAGCCCAGGTCATTGGCCAGACCGAGGGGTTTGTCAAAACCCTGTTCGATGAAGAGACCGGCGAACTTCTCGGCGCGCATATGATCGGTCCAGATGTGACCGAGCTCATCCAGGGATATGTCATCGCCCGCAAGCTGGAGAGCACGGAGGAGGAATTGTCGCAAACCGTTTTTGCGCATCCAACGATGTCGGAAGCCATGCATGAATCGGTACTTGATGCCTTCGATCAGGCAATTCACAGCTAGGGGCCAGGGGGATAACCATGACCGAGAGAAAACCTATCGCCGATGGCCTGTTCACCTGGCCGTCAGATAACCCGGCGTTACTCGGCAGTCGCTGCCGGCAGTGCAAAATCGCGGAGTTCCCGTGT
This region of Microbulbifer sp. SAOS-129_SWC genomic DNA includes:
- a CDS encoding dihydrolipoamide acetyltransferase family protein codes for the protein MSTLHAITVPKWGMSMEEGEITEWRVDVGDEVSVGDEIVDIETSKIVNTAESTCSGTLVRIVAQPGEIHKVAMLLGVVAEGEVSEAEVDAFISSYTPDAAALNKPLVGREEPHSTAQPAVATAQAEAQPAPAADTTRALEDDPDDSAVKASTVARRIARAHGINLHNVAATGRHGRVSKWDVEKAAGIRIRAKAARVAAAEQERSTADDSRTSATPVARRLAKKLNINLNDVTPSGRHQRVTKRDIEQAARATSGVEHYSEEPLSGMRKAIARHLSEAKQSIPHYRVSVDIELDSLLSQRSYMNGELGQRISVNDFIVKACASALRQVPAVNVQFAGDRIRHFEQADISVAVALESGLVTPVIRKADCKSLPQIAAETQRLVQRAQSGQLSLDEIRGGSFTVSNLGMYGVDQFDAIINMPQAAILAVGTAREQPVVRDGRILAATVMRISLSSDHRAIDGATAAKFLRALKGLLENPASMLL
- the lpdA gene encoding dihydrolipoyl dehydrogenase; this translates as MEAKEAEYQAFDIAVVGAGPGGYVAAIRAAQLGMRAAIIEKQHMGGICLNWGCIPTKSLLKSAEVYQSILKAGEYGLDVSAGDVDISRVVQRSRDIASRLSGGIDYLMDKNRIRVIRGAARLSGPGELEVCEAGVVTHRVTAPHIILATGASPRVIPGMEPDGEVIWTARDAMTPARLPESLLVIGSGAIGIEFASFYRSFGTKVTVIEQLDRILPQEDRDISRAALGYFSKRGIDFFTGGTVESLKVENSAASVTWKTASGEYRGTFERVILAVGVTANTAGLGLEEQGVRLERGQVVVNEWCETSVSGLYAIGDMTAPPWLAHKASHEAVLCVEKIAGQPDLEPLDPLGIPACTYSAPQIASVGMTEQQAQAESIKYRVGRFDLQASGKAQVIGQTEGFVKTLFDEETGELLGAHMIGPDVTELIQGYVIARKLESTEEELSQTVFAHPTMSEAMHESVLDAFDQAIHS